In Vigna angularis cultivar LongXiaoDou No.4 chromosome 8, ASM1680809v1, whole genome shotgun sequence, the DNA window TACAAAAATCTGCAAGACAGTAATACAGATTCTGCAGGTGGAAAGGACAAAACTGACTATCTTAGTGATCTTCTAAAAGATCACTATCACAATGATGATGACACACATGCCGAATCTGATGCTGCTAACCAGGAAGAGGCACAACAACTCACTGTTGATGAAGACAACAGTGACAGTACAGGAGACAGTCAGGATGTACAATTACAAAGAAGGTCAACTAGATCCAGAAAAACCCCTGACTACCTTAAAGACTATGTGCATGAGGTCAATCAATCCCTATCTTTGAGAAATAATCTTAAAACTCCTTACCCGATATCCAACCTACTATGTTGTGATAATCTTTCAGCAGGGCATCTAAGATACACCATGGTTGTCACTGCAAGCAAGGTGCCTAGATCTTACAGTGAGGCAAAAGGCATGAATGAATGGGTAGAGGCCATGCAGAGAGAGATCAAAGCTCTGCAAGACAATGACACATGGGATCTGACTCAGCTACCTCCAGGAAAGGCTGCTATAGGATGTAAGTGGGTATATAAGACAAAATACAAAGCTGATGGTAGCATTGAAAGATTCAAGGCTCGTCTAGTGGCAAAAGGCTACACACAACAGGAGGGAATAGACTACCTTGACACCTTTTCCCCTGTTGCTAAACTAACCACAGTCAGGTTACTCATTGCCTTAGCTGCTTCAAATAATTGGTTTCTACATCAACTAGATGTAGACAATGCTTTTCTACATGGGGACCTCAATGAGGAGGTGTACATGGAGCTACCTCCAGGTTTGGCAGACCACAATAAAGGGCAGGTTTACAGGTTGAGAAAATCTCTATATGGCTTAAAGCAGGCCAATAGGCAGTGGTTTGAAAAATTATCTTCTTTCCTAACATCTGTTAGCTACACTCAATCTAAGTCTGACCATTCTTTGTTCATTAGAACAATCCCTACTAGTTTCACTGCTCTACTtgtatatgtggatgatattgttTTGACAGGGAATTCTATGACAGAGATCAACTGTATGAAAGAGCTCCTACACAAGAAGTTTCGAATAAAGAACCTTGGTGAGCTCAAGTACTTCCAAGGATTGGAAGTAGCCAGGTCCAAGAAAGGTATCCATTTAtgccaaaggaagtatgctttGGACATACTGGAGGAGACAGGGATGTTAGGATGCAAGCCTTCTTCTACTCCTTTCCTCAGTGACACAACATCATTGTACAAGGAGGACAGCTACCTGGATGATCCAGGTCCCTATAGAAGACTCATAGGAAAGTTACTCTATCTCACGAATACAAGACCTGATTTATGTTTCTCAGTTAATTTACTTAGTCAATTCATGCAATCACCTACTGACCATCACTACCGTGCCATTCAACACATTCTTAGGTATATTAAATCCAAGCCCTCTAAAGGACTATTTTTCTCTGTTGACTCTCCTATGCAGTTAAAGGCCTTTAGTGACTCTGACTGGGCTACTTGCCCCAATACTAGAAGACCCACAACGGGATTCTGTATCTTCCTAGGCTCATCTCTCATTTCTTGGAAGTCTAAAAAGCAGAAGACCGTTTCCTGATCATCCACAGAAGCTGAGTACAGAGCACTCGTTGCCACTGTATGTGAAATACAGTGGCTCTGCTATCTATTACACGACTTCCAAATTGAAAAGTCAGGGACCCCAGCTTTGTACTGTGACAACAAATCTGCGAGACACATAGCTCACAATCAGAGTTTTCACGAATGCACCAAGCATATTGAGCTCGATTGCCATGTTGTTCGTGAAAAAATTCAGGAACATCTCCTTACTCTTCTTCCCGTGCGATCCGATGAGCAACTGGCCGACATCTTCACCAAATTTCCCCATCGCGTCAAATTCAAATCTATTGTTCCCAAACTTGGATTGGTGACCATACACCATCCAGTTTGAGGGGAGGCTGTTGAGAATCAAATAGATTCACCACTGTAAAATGGACCGAAGTCCATTTTGTTTTAGGTCTTAGTCTCTTTTATTATTATGGTGGGTTTTCAGTTTATTAGAGCTCTATAGAGCTCTGCTTTATGTTTTACAGTTAAGGAATCACAACAATAAAcaacagaaaacagtaaatgaTAATCAAGAAAGTTTTAGTTTTACTTACTCTTCTCCTTACGccctttatttttctcttctgcgTCACCGCTTCCTGAAGCCTCTAAGGCTGCCAGACCACCGTGCCATCACCATTCTTCTCAGCTCTGAGGGAGGAAGTCTCTGGAATTCTtcgttctctctcttctctcgtACAGAAGCATTTGACACGTCTGCACGCGTTATCCACTCTGATGGCTTTAATCAAATCATGGGCCGTTTGCTATTGGGCCGCTCTCCTGTACACACCATTTTGGGCTTCAGCTTAATATATGGAGGTGGTAGGTAATAGAGGAATACactaaaaaatgaatagaactGAAAATTCATCTTATTAATCCGTTATTTAATGGTCATGAATCTGTCCTCACTAGTGAATATGTTCATAGAGTAATAAGATTAAAAAGAAGATAATACTGACTACATAGTATTTCGTTAGTTGGAAGAGATTCATAACCTTTCCATCCTTCCTTCCAATTTTACCATTAAACCACCTTATAGCTTCAACCCTAACTACATTGATATCggatttatatagaaaaaaatattaaagggTAGGAGtcgaaaaatatttttatgacttAATTTTCtgtatagaaaatatttttatctagtAAGTCATCAATAATGTTAATGTTAATAAtggttaaaataatatacaagacttaaattaattatgctaaaataatatcataaataattaaatatttaatatgatttaatcTCTAACTCTGTTTTCAAATCCAAATTTTAGTCcacaagaaacaaaataatgattatcaatttcccttttctttttaccGTCCTtactttcaaatattataagtaatacGACAAGGGTCATACAAACAACTCAAACTTTCATCCACactgtttttcaaataaattatatttttctttccttaagTCTTTGGAAATTTTgcttaattatatatgtatattgttCTTATCGATATCCGAAGTGCGGACCTATGAACAGTTGAGATGATCTTAGTTGCAAAAAACTTTTTTAACACTCAAGTCAGgaaagagttttattttatttcttaattagaTTTGGTACATACAAGTTCAAATTCAACAAAGCAAGTACTTCATATAATGAGAGTTCACTCTAgatgtttatttttctcattccTTGGCTTTGAAAATGGAAGTTTCTAACACCACATTGATACTTCATCGATATTGGCTTGCGAGTTGGCCCTCCTTAACAATGTAGTTTTGTTCTGGAAAGTCTTCACCCCTGAAGTGCCTATCCAACATGTCTTTAACACCAGCAGCATAACGTAACTGTACAAGTTTCATTATTATGAATATGAGTGTTTCACATAATGAAAGAACCTAAGTAGTACAAAAACTCAATAATACCTGTGCATCTATGGTAGTGCCAGAAATATGAGGAGTCATTGCATGATTTGGCATGAATCGCCATGGATGATCCTTTGGAGCTGGTTGCACAGGCCAAACATCCCCTCCATAACCTATACAAATTGTTCATCACAAAAATCATTATTGCAGTTTCATATGTtttggtggtggaaagaattttCTGTGAACTGGTTTTAGAGTTACCTGCAACATGGCCACTAGTGCAAGCATCAGCAATTGCCTGAGTGTCCATGATTGCCCCTCGAGCATTGTTAACAATCACCACACCTTTCTTGCACTTAGCAATTCTGTTTTTGTCAAACAATCCTCTGAAACACAAATAACTTTCCTCACTACTCATCTCTTAGGCTCACAGAATCTCAATATTAACACACCATGGAATATACATAATACAAACCAAAACACCTGTTATTCTTACATGCTGTTATCTATGAATGAATCCCTTGTGAATGTTACAGAAATTATACATAGCATGATTTTGAGTAATTGAGATAGTAAAAGTATACCTTGTCTGCTCAGTGAGAGGCATGTTGATAACAATTACATCACACTTTGGAAGCATAGCATCAAGCTCCTCCTCAAACTTTGCTCCAATCTCTTTCTCCAATTCAGGATTCATCCTGAGTCTATCATAGTACAAAAGATTACAGTTAAAAGGTTTCAACCTCTGCAGCAAAAGCTTCCCAATTCGTCCAGCACCAACAGTTCCTATTGTCTTGCCTTCAAGATCATACGCTCTGTGTGCAATGCCAGCAACATTCCATTCCCCATTAACAG includes these proteins:
- the LOC108346031 gene encoding formate dehydrogenase 1, mitochondrial isoform X3 encodes the protein MAMKSAASSAIRSLLSSSSSTFSRNLHAPAERKKIVGVFYKGGEYAKLNPNFVGCVEGALGIREWLESLGHQYIVTDDKEGSNSELDKHLHDAHIIISTPFHPAYVTAERIKKAKNLELLLTAGIGSDHVDLKAAAAAGLTVAEVTGSNVVSVAEDELLRILVLVRNFLPGYHQAVNGEWNVAGIAHRAYDLEGKTIGTVGAGRIGKLLLQRLKPFNCNLLYYDRLRMNPELEKEIGAKFEEELDAMLPKCDVIVINMPLTEQTRGLFDKNRIAKCKKGVVIVNNARGAIMDTQAIADACTSGHVAGYGGDVWPVQPAPKDHPWRFMPNHAMTPHISGTTIDAQLRYAAGVKDMLDRHFRGEDFPEQNYIVKEGQLASQYR